From Hymenobacter sediminicola:
GCCGCTTCTGGCTGCTTGATTTGCGCCGCCGTGGCACCAGCACTGAAGACGACACCCATTGGGTACTGGAAATATTTTTGCCACAGCTGGCCCCTCGCTTGGGCGGCCGGATCTATCTAGCCTTTCTTGTCTCGCCGGTTCACTTGGCCGTCATTGACCAGGAGAGCGGTGCACCGCTGGTGGCAAATGCCCATTGCCATGCCCGGCTTTTTACGGATGAAGGACTAGCCTCTGCTTGGCTGGCGCGGCGGCACCAGCATGAGAGTGTATAGCACTAGCACCCATGCTATTTTTTCTACCCCTGAATCAAGTACTTATCAAAAAAACTAGCGGAGCTTACAATAGAAAACATCTAATTGTCAATGTTCTATGAAAAGGTTTTGAAAAACCAGAAAAAAATTTCGCTTTGGGCATTCTAGGCATTGTGATTAGTCCGGCAGTTACATACATTTGGTTCAAGAGGTTCTTCATCATTCGCTCATCTCGAGTTTTTTCACGGTAACTGCACAATATGGCATAAAGCTCTACGTTTCTTAACCTGTAGTTCTTTATGGAAACCATGCAGCCGAGCGACTCCGCTCTTATATCCCTTTACATTGCTGGCAATGAAGAGGCCTTCGCGCATTTGCTCGAACGGCACAAGGCCCGTGTTTTCACGACAATCATGTTGATTGTGCGCGATGAAGACGTGGCCGAAGACCTGCTGCAGGACACATTCATAAAGGCGATTCACACCATGAAAGGTGGCCGCTACAATGAGGAGGGCAAATTCTCCTCTTGGATCTGCCGTATTGCCCACAATCTGGCCATTGATTTTTTCCGTCGGGAGAAGCGTAGCCCCCTACTTAATCTTGACACAGCCAGTCATGCCTTCAATTCACTCTCGCACGCCGAAGAGGGAGTGGAGGCGGCTCTTACGCGGGAGGAAACCTATGCCCGGCTTCGGGAGTTAATACAGGACCTGCCTGCAGCACAAAAGGAAGTACTCGTGATGCGCCATTACGGCGACATGAGCTTTCAGGAAATTGCTGATGCAACGGGGGTAAGCATCAACACCGCCTTGGGGCGGATGCGCTACGCACTGATTAACCTGCGGAAAAAAATGGCCGCACAGCCCGTTTTCTATGATCAAAACCTTTACCCACGAGAAACTGCTCCGGTACGTATACAACGAATTGCCAGCTAATGAGCAGCAAGAGATAGAGCAAGCCTTGCAGCACGACGCCGAACTGGCGGCCACCTGCGCCGACCTGCTGCTAGCCCAACGCACCCTCGACAGCCTGCGCCACAAACCTGGCCAGCGCAGCACCGAGGCTATTCTGCAGTACTCCCGCACGTTTCTACGCTCGGCGTAGGAACTTCTCTCCCCTTTTCGTCATCCTGCCTAGGCTGTTTCACGCACAGCTTAGGCAGGATGCTGTTTTTAGGGGATATTTGTGCGTATTCTTTTGCCATTGCTTTATGCGGAAGTCCGAGCGTTACCGTCGCTTTCTGGAATATTTCACGACCAATTTCCCGCAGCCGGAAACGGAGTTGCATTACCGCAACCCCTACGAACTGATTGTGGCGGTAGTACTAAGCGCGCAGTGTACGGATAAGCGCGTAAATCAAGTAATGCCTGCCCTCCTGGAGCAATTCCCGACGCCTGAGCAACTGGCTGCAGCCACAGCCGACGACATTTTCCCGTTCATTCGCAGCGTTTCCTACCCTAATAATAAAGCCAAGCACCTAGCTGGGCTTGGACGCATGCTCTTGGCTGATTTTGGCGGCGAAGTACCTAGCAGCATCGAGGAACTGCAACGGCTACCTGGCGTAGGGCGCAAGACGGCCAACGTAGTTGTTTCGGTGATTTATAATCAGCCCGCTATGGCCGTGGATACGCACGTGTTTCGGGTTTCGCACCGGTTAGGACTGGTGGCCCGTACGGCTACTACGCCATTGGCTGTTGAAAAGGAATTGGTGCAGCATATCCCGCAGGATCTTATTCCGAAAGCGCACCACTGGCTGATTTTACATGGCCGCTACATTTGTGTAGCTCGCCAACCCAAATGCGCCATTTGTCCACTCACTGAGTGGTGCAAATACTACGCTGAGGTAGTTGCCAAACAAATCACCCCGAATGCAAAACCTGCTTCAGCAAGCCTTAATGCAGAAAATAAACAGGCACCTAGTACAACTTAGTATATAAATGGCCTTCTTAAGCACAAACATCAAGGACTAGCAAGCTTGTTCGAGTATCTTCTGTACCGATACCGCCATCTGCTCGCGGTCAAAGGCACTTATAGCTACTTCACGTCCGGCTTTACCAGCGGCTTCTAATTGTGCAGGCGCAGCAAGCAGCTTAGCGAGCAGTGCGCTCAACGCCGCAGCGTCGCTGGGAGGCGAGTACCAGCCACAGCCGTATGTTTCCACCAAGTCTCGTGTCCAGCCATTATTTGTCACGATGACGGGTGTGCCGACGGCGAGGCTGTCGTAGAATTTCGCCGGCGAATTTGTGTCCAGCACGGACATTCCTAGGAACGATACCACCGACACTTCCGCCAGCCGAAACCAGCTAAATACAGCGTGCCTGGGCTGTGGTAGTACCAACCGTATAGCCGAACAGCGGGCAGCGGCTTCCCGTACTCGTGGCTCATCGAACCCGAGCCCCAGAAAAAGCCACGTCAGGTTAGGCACCTGAGTGGCCAATAGCTCTGCTGCTGCCAGCAGCGTCGGAATATCGTTGGCGCGGCCCAGTGTACCAGCATAAAGCACTATACGGCGTCCTTCCAAACCCTGCTCGCGCCGCAAAGCCTCCAAAGCTACATCAGTTGCGCTGGTGGCCAAATCCAGGTCGGTGCCATTGAGCACCGTAGTAACCTTGGAAGGCAGTGCCAATGGAGCTTCTGCACTTGGGGCTCCCAAAACGGTTTCCACGTAGCGCGTCATGTCCGGCGAAAGTGCCATAATATGCTGAGCGCTCCTGTACAGGCTTTTTTCTAGCGCAAACAAGCGCCGCTGCGCCCAGCGGTTCGGTATAGCGCCCATGGCAATAGGAAACGAAGGCCACAGATCCTGCACTTCGAATACCCAAGGCACCTTTCGCCAGCGTGCTACCCGCGCCGCAGCCCAGGCCGCTGTCAGGGGCGTGCTGATACCCCAGATGACATCGGGCTTATCAATTCGCAGACCTTCCTGCACCGCGTAAGCCGCATATTGCCCGAACGCCAGGCCGCGCCGCGCAACTCCCATCCGGTTTTCATACGGCACTTCAGCAGCCCGCATCTCTACCCCTTCTGGCAACCACGGAAACTGCTGCGTAAGCCGTTGCCGCTCCCATGTGCGCGTCGTAATTAGCGTGATACGATGTGTGCGGGCCAAGTGCGCCAACAGCGAATAGTGCCGGCTGGTGGCCGGGCAATCCGGATTGGTGTGATACTGGCTGAAAACGGCTATGTGCACGTTGTAACAGTTACGAATGATGCCGTGTAAGTCGATGCTGCGCAGCTACTGAACTCTTGCAGAACCGGCTTCTTAGCGCTTTATGCAGCCTTCCCTTTACCGTTCGGCCCGGCGTGGACGCGGCCGGTAGTGCGACTCCGTCAGGATATGCTGCGGGTTCTTGTCGGCCATGAGCTGGGCCAGCGTCACGTTAGGATGTTCAGCCATGTACTTGCGCACAATCTGCCAGCCTACCCAAGCTCCAATCCGGCCGGGGCACGTTTTGTCGATTTCCGGGATATTGGGCCGTTCGCCCACATATTTCTGCACCGTGAACGGAGCTGTATTGTAAAGGAGCTTCTTGTCCAAGAAGTGCGCCCAGATCTTGCCTTCGTTGAAGTACACTCCCTGAAGTTCCTTATCGGTGTAGCCTATCAGTAGCGAATCGGCGGTGCAGGGCAGCACCCGTTCTGCAAAGTAGAGCGACTTGCCATACTGCACCATTTCGCCCAACATAGTCTGGTTGGTTAGCTCCTTCTTGTTGTACTTGCTGCTGATGGCCAGCGCGGCGGTTGGCAGCACGTACTCTGGGCGGTAGCGGCGTAGAATATACTCGGGCACATTAGGGCGGTACTTTGCTTTGTCACCCACGAAGAAGTCCAGCCCCAGCACCATCAGGCTGTCGTTCACAAACATATCCTGACTCAGGCCCGATACAAACGTCTTAACCGGCGGTACCCGGAAATCGGGGAAATTATATCGAATATGCTTGAACATGCCCTCCAGACCGTTTTTCAGCATTTCAGAGTCCTGAAATATACTGTCGGTTTGGCGGCCGAGCTGCTGCAGGCCGGGGTTGGTAGCCAGGCGCGTAAGGGTCGCCGCCAGCATACCGTCGGAAGGAAACTGCCGGCGCTGCAGAAATTGGTTGGCGAACAGCGGATGTTCCACCAAAAAACGCTTTGCATCCCCGTCCGTTCTGATCTGAAAAAACGGCTTTTCCAGCCGCTCCAACTGTACCGGGGCCGATACATTAGCCACCGCCGGGTCCGGCGCACAGGATTTTTCGTTTTGTCCGCAGGCAGCCAATAAGGCGGTACAGAAACTGAGCACAACGGGTAGAACGGGGCGCATAGCTAAGGGAAAGTGAGGCACGCTTCTATCTTTGAGGCGAAAATAGCCAAAACCAAACGCCGGACGACGTAGCTTCGTATCTAACGCCCACTCTAGCCTACTTCTGCCATGAAAAAAATGATTCTCGCTGCCCTCCTTGTTGGAGCATCGGCTGCTACGGCTTCGGCCCAGGTTGAAATCGGGCTGAAACTCTCGCCTTCCGTTACCAGTCTGCGTACCGAGTCTCCCAGTGCCTTGGGCTTCCAGAGCGAAGGCAGCAAGCTTACTATCGGCGGCGGTCTTGTTGTAGACTACTTTTTCGGGCAGAACTATGCCTTCAGCACCGGGGTAATGCTCACGGGCAAAGGCGGCAAATTCAGCTATTACGACCCAGCCACCAACCTGCGCTACGAGCAGAAGCTGGGCCTGCAGTACATCGAAGTTCCGGTTACGGTGAAGCTCTTTACCAACGATATTGCCACCGACACCAAGCTCTATTTCCAGTTGGGCGGCTCCCTGAATGCAGCCATTGCCGGCAAAATAAACGGCAACAAGCGCTATTCCGACCCCGGTAAGAATAACCTCGAAAGCAAAGCTTCTGACCACGCCATTATCCCGGATGCAGCGGTGCTGTTGGGCACAGGCGTAGAGTATCAGGTTGGCCAAAGCACGAAAGTGTTTGCCGGAGTCAGCTACCACCGGGGCCTGCTCAACATCGAAAAGTACTTCGAGGATGAGCGGGACTTCTCGGATGTCTCGCTCAAAAACAACGAATTTAGATTGGATCTAGGGCTCAAGTTTTAGCCATCCATCAGCAACGAAAAAGCCCGTTCTGCAGCATGCAGAACGGGCTTTTCTTCTTTCAGGAGGAGTTGTCGCAGACAACTACGCTTGTTTAGTCGGTGATTTCAATCTCAATTTCGCGGTCCTGCAAGCGGGCCATGGCCGCAGCGGCTGAGTGCAGTTCGATTTCCTCACCATGCTCATCCTCGATGCGGTAGTCCGTCAGACCTAGGCTGGTATCCTTCGTGACTTTAATCCACTTGTAGTACTTGAGGTACCACTTCATCTGCCGGCTTACCAGCCCTTTGGTGTAGTACGCGTGCAGGAACGGATGCACATGCAGCGTAATACCCGACTGGTTTTGCGTCACCAGCAAATCCTCGATGCTGTTGTCGATTTCGTCAGTTACCTGGATCGAAGCCGAGATTTTGCCGGTTCCACCGCAGGTGGGGCATACCTCGCCAGTCACGATTTTTTCGGCTGGACGTACGCGTTGCCGCGTAATCTGCAGCAATCCGAACTTGGTGATGGGCAGAATGGTGAAGCGGGCTTTGTCGTGCTTCATGATCTGATACACAACATCCTCCACCTTCTTGCGGCTTTCCCCCGACTTCATATCGATGAAGTCGACGACGATGATACCGCCCATGTCGCGCAGCCGAAGCTGGCGGGCCACCTCTTTGGCGGCCAGCATGTTCACCATCAGTGCTGTAGCTTCCTGGTCGCTTTCCTGGTTGCTCTTGTTCCCGGAGTTGACGTCGATGACGTGCAGGGCTTCGGTATGCTCAATCACCAGGTAGCCGCCGCCAGGCACCGTCACGGTTTTGCCAAACAGCGTTTTCAGCTGCTTTTCAATCCCGAGATGCTCAAACACCTTCACCTTGCCGGTGTAGTGCTTCAGCAAGCCCAGTTTATCAGGCGCAATCTGCTCCAGATAGCCCCGAATTTCGTCGTAGCGGGCCGTTGTATCTACCGTAATAGCGTCAAACGACTCGTTGAGCATATCGCGCAGCATAGAGCTTGTGCGTCCCAACTCTCCCAGCACCTTGTCGCGCTCCTTGGCGATGCGCAACGCCTGGAAGAGTTGCTCCCACTTGCCCACCATGCTTTGCATGTCCCGGTCGAGCTCCGCTACCTCACGGCCCTCGGCTACCGTCCGGATAATGACGCCAAAATTGTCGGGCTTGATGGAAGCAATGAGCCGCTTGAGCCGCTCCCGCTCCGTCTTGCTGACAATCTTCTTCGAAACACTGATGGTGTTTGAAAACGG
This genomic window contains:
- a CDS encoding RNA polymerase sigma factor, yielding METMQPSDSALISLYIAGNEEAFAHLLERHKARVFTTIMLIVRDEDVAEDLLQDTFIKAIHTMKGGRYNEEGKFSSWICRIAHNLAIDFFRREKRSPLLNLDTASHAFNSLSHAEEGVEAALTREETYARLRELIQDLPAAQKEVLVMRHYGDMSFQEIADATGVSINTALGRMRYALINLRKKMAAQPVFYDQNLYPRETAPVRIQRIAS
- the nth gene encoding endonuclease III, whose translation is MRKSERYRRFLEYFTTNFPQPETELHYRNPYELIVAVVLSAQCTDKRVNQVMPALLEQFPTPEQLAAATADDIFPFIRSVSYPNNKAKHLAGLGRMLLADFGGEVPSSIEELQRLPGVGRKTANVVVSVIYNQPAMAVDTHVFRVSHRLGLVARTATTPLAVEKELVQHIPQDLIPKAHHWLILHGRYICVARQPKCAICPLTEWCKYYAEVVAKQITPNAKPASASLNAENKQAPSTT
- a CDS encoding glycosyltransferase family 4 protein, which encodes MHIAVFSQYHTNPDCPATSRHYSLLAHLARTHRITLITTRTWERQRLTQQFPWLPEGVEMRAAEVPYENRMGVARRGLAFGQYAAYAVQEGLRIDKPDVIWGISTPLTAAWAAARVARWRKVPWVFEVQDLWPSFPIAMGAIPNRWAQRRLFALEKSLYRSAQHIMALSPDMTRYVETVLGAPSAEAPLALPSKVTTVLNGTDLDLATSATDVALEALRREQGLEGRRIVLYAGTLGRANDIPTLLAAAELLATQVPNLTWLFLGLGFDEPRVREAAARCSAIRLVLPQPRHAVFSWFRLAEVSVVSFLGMSVLDTNSPAKFYDSLAVGTPVIVTNNGWTRDLVETYGCGWYSPPSDAAALSALLAKLLAAPAQLEAAGKAGREVAISAFDREQMAVSVQKILEQAC
- a CDS encoding gliding motility lipoprotein GldB, with amino-acid sequence MEHPLFANQFLQRRQFPSDGMLAATLTRLATNPGLQQLGRQTDSIFQDSEMLKNGLEGMFKHIRYNFPDFRVPPVKTFVSGLSQDMFVNDSLMVLGLDFFVGDKAKYRPNVPEYILRRYRPEYVLPTAALAISSKYNKKELTNQTMLGEMVQYGKSLYFAERVLPCTADSLLIGYTDKELQGVYFNEGKIWAHFLDKKLLYNTAPFTVQKYVGERPNIPEIDKTCPGRIGAWVGWQIVRKYMAEHPNVTLAQLMADKNPQHILTESHYRPRPRRAER
- a CDS encoding porin family protein, with the protein product MKKMILAALLVGASAATASAQVEIGLKLSPSVTSLRTESPSALGFQSEGSKLTIGGGLVVDYFFGQNYAFSTGVMLTGKGGKFSYYDPATNLRYEQKLGLQYIEVPVTVKLFTNDIATDTKLYFQLGGSLNAAIAGKINGNKRYSDPGKNNLESKASDHAIIPDAAVLLGTGVEYQVGQSTKVFAGVSYHRGLLNIEKYFEDERDFSDVSLKNNEFRLDLGLKF
- a CDS encoding Rne/Rng family ribonuclease — protein: MSNELIINSTQEGERIALLQDKRLIEYHFDRNDTNYSVGDIFLGTVKKVMPGLNAAFIDIGYEKDAFLHYGDLGEQFPSLSKWVRGVQSQKTAVAALKSFGLEKPLDKVGKIADTLKKSQQVLVQIVKEPISTKGPRLSTDISMAGRYLVLVPFSNTISVSKKIVSKTERERLKRLIASIKPDNFGVIIRTVAEGREVAELDRDMQSMVGKWEQLFQALRIAKERDKVLGELGRTSSMLRDMLNESFDAITVDTTARYDEIRGYLEQIAPDKLGLLKHYTGKVKVFEHLGIEKQLKTLFGKTVTVPGGGYLVIEHTEALHVIDVNSGNKSNQESDQEATALMVNMLAAKEVARQLRLRDMGGIIVVDFIDMKSGESRKKVEDVVYQIMKHDKARFTILPITKFGLLQITRQRVRPAEKIVTGEVCPTCGGTGKISASIQVTDEIDNSIEDLLVTQNQSGITLHVHPFLHAYYTKGLVSRQMKWYLKYYKWIKVTKDTSLGLTDYRIEDEHGEEIELHSAAAAMARLQDREIEIEITD